In Alkalihalobacillus sp. FSL W8-0930, a single window of DNA contains:
- a CDS encoding GntR family transcriptional regulator — protein MVGKSESRVYDELLVMIESGNIKPGGQMPSEHELVQQFAVPRLTVRKAYEQLESRGYVISVKGKGRFVKEASKQVKLHMSASESFTEKMLAAGYNLRTEVFETESTDEWFKISRLRVLDGEPIAIHISFISRRLFPKIEEDGPGITSTFAYYQSCGYTTFSNGKSVLCVQFPSANDQERLKCSAVVPLIKLAGSTMDEASGELLERTEILYRGDKFTYELDH, from the coding sequence ATGGTTGGGAAAAGTGAGTCGAGGGTGTATGACGAATTGCTGGTGATGATTGAGAGCGGAAACATCAAACCAGGCGGACAAATGCCGTCTGAGCATGAGCTGGTCCAACAGTTCGCGGTCCCCAGGTTAACCGTGCGGAAAGCTTACGAGCAGCTAGAAAGCAGGGGATATGTTATCTCGGTAAAAGGAAAAGGACGTTTTGTCAAAGAAGCCTCGAAACAAGTGAAGCTGCACATGTCTGCTAGCGAAAGCTTTACCGAGAAAATGCTTGCGGCTGGGTACAATTTGCGGACGGAGGTATTTGAAACGGAGTCGACGGATGAGTGGTTTAAGATCTCTCGCCTGCGTGTGCTGGACGGAGAGCCCATTGCCATTCATATCTCGTTTATAAGTAGAAGGTTGTTCCCGAAGATTGAGGAAGATGGTCCGGGGATTACATCCACTTTTGCGTACTACCAGTCGTGCGGGTACACGACGTTTTCAAATGGAAAGTCCGTGCTTTGCGTCCAATTTCCATCGGCTAACGATCAGGAACGACTAAAATGCTCAGCTGTTGTCCCGCTCATAAAACTTGCAGGCAGCACAATGGATGAAGCGAGCGGAGAGCTGTTGGAGCGAACGGAGATACTGTACCGCGGGGACAAATTTACATATGAATTGGATCATTAA